DNA sequence from the Candidatus Dependentiae bacterium genome:
CATCTTTGATTATCAAGCTGAATTCAATAAGCTACACCTAAAACTTAAAGCTGATGACAAAAAATTAGAAACTCTTCCTGAAAAAGTAACGGAACTCAAAAAAATAATTCCTAATATGGAATATCTAACAGAAACACAACAGAATTCTTTAGCGCAGTATGTTACGAGAACAATGAACCCGTTTAGTTACTAAAGTAATGAAATAACAACTAATTTCACAACTTGCAAAATACTCATCTCAAATTTATGGGGCCAATCCGGAGTACGGATATGGCCCCATTTATTGCATGTCACACAAGACACACTAACTTGGATTAATCTTTAACCGCAAAGTTAACAGTTTTTCCGGCAATGAAAATAATTTTCATTATCTGTTTTCCATCAAGCCATTTTGCTGCTACCTCTTGAGCTTTTTCTTTTACTTTTTCCTGGTCTGTATCTTTTTCTATTTCAAAATTTCAAATGTTGCTCGCAGTTTTCCATTTACTTGAACTGCATAAGTTACGTTGCTTTCAATTAACAAAGTTGCATCATAGCTAGGCCAAGCGCACTGAGTTAAATCCTTGCCGACAAGTTTTTCTAGGAGCTCACATGATGCATGTGGTGCAAAAACAGAAAACAAAGTTAAAACTTTTTCTAA
Encoded proteins:
- a CDS encoding class I tRNA ligase family protein, which gives rise to LEKVLTLFSVFAPHASCELLEKLVGKDLTQCAWPSYDATLLIESNVTYAVQVNGKLRATFEILK